One window of the Thamnophis elegans isolate rThaEle1 chromosome 6, rThaEle1.pri, whole genome shotgun sequence genome contains the following:
- the IL10RB gene encoding interleukin-10 receptor subunit beta isoform X1, whose amino-acid sequence MVTTRSWWCLICSCVFWSSKEVHAIIQEPQNIRLNSVMLNSVLLWDPSNFSEGNVTYTIQYKSSMKSNFTDLCRRIYFTECNISNIPKYGLSNLRIRAEFENKQSHWIYLNFTPFMDTIIIPPIVQIIPTKPGVLDVYLQSPPVILSGIRYSLKDFYGSIGYKMKIWMNTSEQVNNVTTPHPFHVISGLNPGITYCLKAQVFIEEYNKTGEWSEATCTQTINSNYIIGTDSVIELVIFLTVLAFIFFCCIIYFRIKRCFYPSYSLPQHFIQFLSHPYDSSQFLDSQSQGEDHNYDTVIVLSEKSKQCNSESENKTSNIKQELQGSQEDIIRPK is encoded by the exons ATGGTCACGACGAGAAGCTGGTGGTGTCTAATTTGCAGCTGCGTCTTCTGGTCAAGTAAGGAGG TACATGCAATTATCCAGGAGCCTCAAAACATACGATTAAATTCAGTTATGCTTAATAGTGTTCTCCTGTGGGATCCATCAAATTTTTCTGAAGGAAATGTAACTTATACAATTCAATATAAAAG tagTATGAAGTCAAACTTCACTGACTTGTGCCGAAGAATATACTTTACAGAGTGCAATATTTCAAATATACCTAAATACGGTCTTTCTAATTTAAGAATTAGAGCTGAATTTGAGAATAAACAATCACATTGGATATATCTTAACTTCACACCGTTCATGGACA CAATCATTATACCTCCAATTGTACAAATTATACCCACAAAACCTGGAGTCTTGGATGTTTATCTCCAAAGCCCTCCTGTTATACTTAGTGGTATCAGATATTCCTTGAAGGATTTTTATGGTTCGATTGGTTACAAGATGAAAATTTGGATGAATACTAGTGAACAG GTTAACAACGTGACTACACCACATCCTTTCCATGTAATATCTGGCCTAAATCCTGGAATAACATATTGTCTTAAGGCTCAAGTATTTATTGAAGAATACAATAAAACTGGAGAGTGGAGTGAAGCCACTTGTACCCAAACAATTAATAGTAATTATATAATAG GGACAGATTCAGTAATAGAGTTGGTTATTTTCCTAACAGTATTggcattcatttttttctgctgtaTAATTTATTTTAGGATCAAACGTTGCTTTTACCCTTCATATTCTTTGCCACAACATTTCATTCAG TTTTTAAGCCATCCTTATGATAGTTCACAATTTCTTGACTCCCAGTCACAGGGAGAGGATCATAACTATGATACGGTTATTGTTCTTTCGGAGAAGTCAAAACAGTGTAATAGTGAATcagaaaataaaacaagcaaCATAAAACAGGAGCTGCAAGGATCTCAAGAAGACATCATTAGACCTAAATAA
- the IL10RB gene encoding interleukin-10 receptor subunit beta isoform X3 gives MVTTRSWWCLICSCVFWSIHAIIQEPQNIRLNSVMLNSVLLWDPSNFSEGNVTYTIQYKSSMKSNFTDLCRRIYFTECNISNIPKYGLSNLRIRAEFENKQSHWIYLNFTPFMDTIIIPPIVQIIPTKPGVLDVYLQSPPVILSGIRYSLKDFYGSIGYKMKIWMNTSEQVNNVTTPHPFHVISGLNPGITYCLKAQVFIEEYNKTGEWSEATCTQTINSNYIIGTDSVIELVIFLTVLAFIFFCCIIYFRIKRCFYPSYSLPQHFIQFLSHPYDSSQFLDSQSQGEDHNYDTVIVLSEKSKQCNSESENKTSNIKQELQGSQEDIIRPK, from the exons ATGGTCACGACGAGAAGCTGGTGGTGTCTAATTTGCAGCTGCGTCTTCTGGTCAA TACATGCAATTATCCAGGAGCCTCAAAACATACGATTAAATTCAGTTATGCTTAATAGTGTTCTCCTGTGGGATCCATCAAATTTTTCTGAAGGAAATGTAACTTATACAATTCAATATAAAAG tagTATGAAGTCAAACTTCACTGACTTGTGCCGAAGAATATACTTTACAGAGTGCAATATTTCAAATATACCTAAATACGGTCTTTCTAATTTAAGAATTAGAGCTGAATTTGAGAATAAACAATCACATTGGATATATCTTAACTTCACACCGTTCATGGACA CAATCATTATACCTCCAATTGTACAAATTATACCCACAAAACCTGGAGTCTTGGATGTTTATCTCCAAAGCCCTCCTGTTATACTTAGTGGTATCAGATATTCCTTGAAGGATTTTTATGGTTCGATTGGTTACAAGATGAAAATTTGGATGAATACTAGTGAACAG GTTAACAACGTGACTACACCACATCCTTTCCATGTAATATCTGGCCTAAATCCTGGAATAACATATTGTCTTAAGGCTCAAGTATTTATTGAAGAATACAATAAAACTGGAGAGTGGAGTGAAGCCACTTGTACCCAAACAATTAATAGTAATTATATAATAG GGACAGATTCAGTAATAGAGTTGGTTATTTTCCTAACAGTATTggcattcatttttttctgctgtaTAATTTATTTTAGGATCAAACGTTGCTTTTACCCTTCATATTCTTTGCCACAACATTTCATTCAG TTTTTAAGCCATCCTTATGATAGTTCACAATTTCTTGACTCCCAGTCACAGGGAGAGGATCATAACTATGATACGGTTATTGTTCTTTCGGAGAAGTCAAAACAGTGTAATAGTGAATcagaaaataaaacaagcaaCATAAAACAGGAGCTGCAAGGATCTCAAGAAGACATCATTAGACCTAAATAA
- the IL10RB gene encoding interleukin-10 receptor subunit beta isoform X2 codes for MVTTRSWWCLICSCVFWSSKEVHAIIQEPQNIRLNSVMLNSVLLWDPSNFSEGNVTYTIQYKSMKSNFTDLCRRIYFTECNISNIPKYGLSNLRIRAEFENKQSHWIYLNFTPFMDTIIIPPIVQIIPTKPGVLDVYLQSPPVILSGIRYSLKDFYGSIGYKMKIWMNTSEQVNNVTTPHPFHVISGLNPGITYCLKAQVFIEEYNKTGEWSEATCTQTINSNYIIGTDSVIELVIFLTVLAFIFFCCIIYFRIKRCFYPSYSLPQHFIQFLSHPYDSSQFLDSQSQGEDHNYDTVIVLSEKSKQCNSESENKTSNIKQELQGSQEDIIRPK; via the exons ATGGTCACGACGAGAAGCTGGTGGTGTCTAATTTGCAGCTGCGTCTTCTGGTCAAGTAAGGAGG TACATGCAATTATCCAGGAGCCTCAAAACATACGATTAAATTCAGTTATGCTTAATAGTGTTCTCCTGTGGGATCCATCAAATTTTTCTGAAGGAAATGTAACTTATACAATTCAATATAAAAG TATGAAGTCAAACTTCACTGACTTGTGCCGAAGAATATACTTTACAGAGTGCAATATTTCAAATATACCTAAATACGGTCTTTCTAATTTAAGAATTAGAGCTGAATTTGAGAATAAACAATCACATTGGATATATCTTAACTTCACACCGTTCATGGACA CAATCATTATACCTCCAATTGTACAAATTATACCCACAAAACCTGGAGTCTTGGATGTTTATCTCCAAAGCCCTCCTGTTATACTTAGTGGTATCAGATATTCCTTGAAGGATTTTTATGGTTCGATTGGTTACAAGATGAAAATTTGGATGAATACTAGTGAACAG GTTAACAACGTGACTACACCACATCCTTTCCATGTAATATCTGGCCTAAATCCTGGAATAACATATTGTCTTAAGGCTCAAGTATTTATTGAAGAATACAATAAAACTGGAGAGTGGAGTGAAGCCACTTGTACCCAAACAATTAATAGTAATTATATAATAG GGACAGATTCAGTAATAGAGTTGGTTATTTTCCTAACAGTATTggcattcatttttttctgctgtaTAATTTATTTTAGGATCAAACGTTGCTTTTACCCTTCATATTCTTTGCCACAACATTTCATTCAG TTTTTAAGCCATCCTTATGATAGTTCACAATTTCTTGACTCCCAGTCACAGGGAGAGGATCATAACTATGATACGGTTATTGTTCTTTCGGAGAAGTCAAAACAGTGTAATAGTGAATcagaaaataaaacaagcaaCATAAAACAGGAGCTGCAAGGATCTCAAGAAGACATCATTAGACCTAAATAA